GCCGCACGAAACGGGAGGTCGCACCCAGCAGCACGAGGCCGTCCGCTCCGGACTCCCCGGCGAGTCTTAATGCCAGCAGCCCGCCAAGCGACCATCCGGCGACCAGCAGCGGCCCGCCTGATGCTTCCCGCCGAGCGCAAAGCAATGCCTCAGCCGCACGTGCATACATCTGCTCCGCCGTGGCGGCTTCGTAATAGTGTCCGGCGATATGCCGCCACTCCGGCAGGCGGCTTCGCAGCGGTTCGAATACTGCGTCGCCGAAGCTCCAGCCGCTCAGCCATAATATCGTGCCGCCGGCAGTCATCGCGGCAGTACCCCCAGCTCTTGGCCGATGCCGCAGATACGCAATGCGGCATCGGCCAGCTCCTCGTCCGTATGCGCGGCGGACAGCGAGAACCGTATGCGCGCTGTCCCGGCAGGTACGGTCGGAGGCCTGATTGCAACCGCCGCTATGCCTTCGGTCTCCAGAGCTGAACTGAACCGCAGCGCAGTGACATTATCGCCCACGATCAGCGGCACGATGGGCGAATCGCCCTCTCCAACGCGAAAGCCGGCCTCCGCCAGCGTGGAGCGGAAGCGGCTGCTTGCGGCAAGCAGCCGGCGGCGGCGGTTCTCCCCGTCCGCCGACTGCACAATTTCAAGAGCAGCCAAGACACCGGCGGCAACTGCCGGAGGCATCGCCGTCGAATAAATGAGCGGCCTCACTTTATTGGTAAGCCAGCGAATGAGCGTCTCGCTTCCGTATACATAAGCCCCGTACACGCCGAACGCTTTACTGAAGGTTCCCATATGCACGTCGACATCGTCCTGGACGCCCAACGCGCGGCAAAGACCTTCGCCTTGCTCACCGTAAACGCCGCCGCTGTGCGCCTCGTCGACCATCAGCATAGCGCCGTATTCACGCTTCAGCCGCACAAGCTCTGCAATCGGCGCGGAGTCGCCATCCATCGAGAAGATGGTGTCCGTGACGATCAGCTTGCGGCGCGCATCCCGGTGCTTGTCCAGCAGCCGCTCCAAATCGTTCATATTATTGTGCCGGTACCTCGCATGCTCGGCGCGGCTGAGCGTAATGCCGTCCACGATGCTCGCATGGTTGAGGCGGTCGCTGAACACGACATCGCCGCGCCCGACAAGCGCGCTGATCACGCCGCTGTTAGCCATATATCCGTTAGCAAAAACAAGCGCAGACCCGCATTGCTGCCATGAGGCGAGGGACTCCTCGAGCCGGTGAAACGCCGATCGGCTGCCTGTCACCAGCCGCGAAGCCCCGGCCCCGGCTC
This is a stretch of genomic DNA from Paenibacillus sp. sptzw28. It encodes these proteins:
- the bioF gene encoding 8-amino-7-oxononanoate synthase, which encodes MKWMEQELEKLAGQALERSLRDCAAVYGRAGYVLRGDRTLLNLSSNDYLGLAQHPAIAEAMRDALLSEGAGAGASRLVTGSRSAFHRLEESLASWQQCGSALVFANGYMANSGVISALVGRGDVVFSDRLNHASIVDGITLSRAEHARYRHNNMNDLERLLDKHRDARRKLIVTDTIFSMDGDSAPIAELVRLKREYGAMLMVDEAHSGGVYGEQGEGLCRALGVQDDVDVHMGTFSKAFGVYGAYVYGSETLIRWLTNKVRPLIYSTAMPPAVAAGVLAALEIVQSADGENRRRRLLAASSRFRSTLAEAGFRVGEGDSPIVPLIVGDNVTALRFSSALETEGIAAVAIRPPTVPAGTARIRFSLSAAHTDEELADAALRICGIGQELGVLPR